The sequence GCCTATAGGTCCCTCCTACTCATTTCCTGTCGCCAACTCCATCATTGTCGTTGAAGGAAGCCAAAATCccttttgaggaaaaaaatatataaaaaatactgttgaaaatgtcattttattgctttatttaaaaacatgcatCCTCGGTTTATATAAATGTCAAATGGATCAGGTTTTACTAAGTGattcaaaattcaaattcaaaaatactttagtcaccccaaagggaaattaaatgttgttgtagctcatattatgcaggtttcttcaaagagccattgctGATGCTCTTCCCTACAGCATGAATCTATCATTAAAAAGTCTGCAACCCCAAATACAATGTGCTGTATACAGAAAATGAACTCCATATGATTCGGAAATACCACTTTTTGAGTAATCtgtttgctgtgtgtttttACGTGACATTATTTTACGCTTCCTGTGTTGCAACATGTTACTTTCAGTTTGTCTATCAGTAAAGCACTACAAAGTCATGTACCTCTCTAAGATCTCACGTTTACTTCCTTCTTTTTCTGCAGAAGAGGTGCTGAATAACTTTGCACAGCAGACCGGAGCATGGCGCCACTGCTTGTTTTTCCTCTCCAATACTCGGAATGAGTATGTGATGATGTACAGTCTCACAGTGTTTGAAGTAAGTCCTGCATGTGGTGGATTATTAAGAGTCTACTtgcctttttaatgttttggaaAGGATATGGTTTTCAGAAAAAAGTAGAAACGGTTTGTACATATCTCTGAAAGGATTTTGACCAGCCTTTCTGTACCAGATCTCTTTTAATCCTTTAGGTTTCTTTGCATCCACTTGACAACTTGAAGCTTCAGCTTCTTGCACAGATTTCCAAtagtttttgtaaaaatgttgccATCTGTTTTTCAGAATCTGGTGAATAAAATGTGGATTGGATTAGCTTCACAAGACAAGATGGAGATTCGCAGCTGTCTTCCCAAACTCCTACTTGCTCAGCATAAGTCTGTGCCGTATTTTATCCGTAACAAACTCTGCAAAGTCATTGTGGACATTGGTCGTCAAGACTGGCCCATGTTCTACCACGATTTCTTCACAAGCACCCTTCAGGTGAGCCCTGGCCAATGGCTGTTCTGCTAATGCAAGGTTTAAGAGTCAGCAACCGTGTGTTGAATGGCCCTTAAAGGATGCAAGCTGTCCAGTGACAATCCCTGCAAAACCACagcttttcttttaataaacatGTTGTCTCAGGTAATATAAACAGTTACACAAAGCTGAAATGTTTATCAGTTGCATTTGTAAAATCGGCTCAgagtgtcatgtttttttttctctgattgctcctgtatttaaaaaaacactttattttactttgttttgttctttattacttttttttattctaatgctTCAACAAATGTTATTGTAATGCAAATAGCATGAATCAGAAATGTTTGCTGTATCCTTTAGGAACTGTTTTTGAAGCCATAACAGAAGGTGTTCTGTTGGAAATGCACCCGCAAAGCTAGAAAAGGGATTGGAATGTGGTTTGGGATCCAACTTGAGCATGCACAAagcaaaaaatgataaaaaaaaacaaactattaaAATACTGAGTCACGTGTAGTAGATGTTGTACCTACTTCGAAACCCCATCCAAACACATTTCAAGTACAGTTCAAGTGTGATAAACGCTTAAGTTGGTGAGCAGAATTTGGTAATCTCTTTCAACTCTTCCAGCTGATCCAGACCCCAGCTCTTGCTCCATTGGGTTTGGTGATGTTGAAAACCACCTCAGAGGAACTCGCTTGTCCTCGAGAAGACCTCAGCGTTGCCAGGAAGGACGAGTTGCGTAAACTGCTGCTTGAGCAGGTACCAACAGTGCTTGGACTGCTGACCGGTAAGAACTACGTTTGAGActttgtgctgctgctgctgctgtgaacGGACCGGGCACTTATTAGGCCTGAAGAACCACAGAATTATTCTTTGATGTTTCTTTGATAAACTGAGGCCTGTTTCACTATAAAAGGTAATGTTAGAGTGCCttgtaaaaagtattcataccttctaactgtgggctgcacggtggcgcagttggtagcactgttgccttgcagcaagaagatcctgggttcgattcccagccgggggtctttctgcatggagtttgcatgttctccccgtgcatgcgtgggttcttaccgggtactccggcttcctcccacagtcgaAAGACATGCCTGTCAGGTTAATtaatttctctaaattgccattaggtgtatgaatgagtgcatggttgtttgtgtgttgccctgtgatggactggcaacctgtccagggtgaaccccgcctctcacccatagactgctggagataggcaccagcttccccgtgacccactatggaataagtggtagaaaatgactgactggcctTCTgtttcacattgcaaccacaaacgtcagtgttttttcttttgtgataGACCATAAGTCTGCTCggtcaaatgaaaataaagttgtggagatttttaaagcagattaggttataaaacaatatctccagtcaatcatctgaaaatactggtccttctcaaaatattagcatattgtgataaagttcattattttccataatgtcatgatgaaaatgtaacattcatatattttagattcattgcacactaactgaaatatttcaggtcttttattgtcttaatacggatgattttggcatacagctcatgaaaacccaaaattcctatctcacaaaattagcatatcattaaaagggtctctaaacgagctatgaacctaatcatctgaatcaacgagttaactctgaacacctgcaaaagattcctgaggcctttaaaactcccagcctggttcatcactcaaaaccccaatcatgggtaagactgccgacctgactgctgtccagaaggtcactattgacaccctcaagcaagagggtaagacacagaaagaaatttctgaacgaacaggctgttcccagagtgctgtatcaaggcacctcagtgggaagtctgtgggaaggaaaaagtgtggcagaaaacgctgcacaacgagaagaggtgaccggaccctgaggaagattgtggagaagggccgattccagaccttgggggacctgcggaagcagtggactgagtctggagtagaaacatccagagccaccgtgcacaggtgtgtgcaggaaatgggctacaggtgccgcattccccagacctgggctacagagaagcagcactggactgttgctcagtggtccaaagtacttttttcggatgaaagcaaattctgcatgtcattcagaaatcaaggtgccagaatctggaggaagactggggagaaggaaatgccagaagtccagtgtcaagtacccacagtcagtgatggtctggggtgccgtgtcagctgctggtgttggtccactgtgttttatcaagggcagggtcaatgcagctagctatcaggagattttggagcacttcatgcttccatctgctgaaaagctttatggagatgaagatttcatttttcagcacgacctggcacctgctcacagtgccaaaaccactggtaaatggtttactgaccatggtatcactgtgctcaattggcctgccaactctcctgacctgaaccccatagagaatctgtgggatattgtgaagagaacgttgagagactcaagacccaacactctggatgagctaaaggccgctatcgaagcatcctgggcctccataagacctcagcagtgccacagactgattgcctccatgccacgccgcattgaagcagtcatttctgccaaaggattcccgaccaagtattgagtgcataactgtacatgattatttgaaggttgacgttttttgtattaaaagcacttttcttttattggtcggatgaaatatgctaattttgtgagataggaattttgagttttcatgagctgtatgccaaaatcatccgtattaagacaataaaataccagaaatatttcagttagtgtgcaatgaatctaaaatatatgaatgttaaattttcatcatgacattatggaaaataatgaactttatcacaatatgctaatattttgagaaggacctgtatagtatgGAACAACTGCACACCTACCATGACACAACTGTctgcctaaactgacaggctgagcaatgagagctttaatcagagaagcagccaagagacccatggtgtctctggaggagctgcagagatccacagctcaggtgggggaatctgtcctcACTTGTCATGCACTTCACAAGTCAGGGCTTTTTTGGtaagagtagcaagaagaaaaccGTACACTgtgtttgccacaaaccatgtaggagACAGAGATATGGAGttggatggaggtaaatacaggaAAAGTGTGAAGGAAACTTATTAGATGCTGCAGAGACTGTAGCGTAGAGATTCACGTTTTAACAGGACATCAACCCAAAATATAGAGCTAGAGTTGAAATGATTTGTCAAGATCAAAACATGGGGATGTTGGAATGGCCCTGTGAAAGTCTAGATCTGAAACcatctgagaatctgtggtaggAATTGCAAATTAATGTTCATTTACCAAAAATATGAAGAGCACCTGTGGCCTGAACTTGTAaggcgctttatcaagtccctagGGACCCCAACGCGCTTTACATTAGAAACAGTCATACACACATTGACAGTGGTaaactacattgtagccacggctgccctggggcacactgacaaatatttttctgttgatgtgtgacataaaatcccagaaaAGCCCACTGTAAgtttgtgatgtgacaaaatgtgaccaGGTTAAAGTTTCATGAGTACTTGTGTGAGGCACTCTAAATAGCCCAAAGATAATATTGGTCAAATATTAAAGCACAACTGGTACTTTCAGATAAATGTTTGATAAAACCTTATATTGGAAGAAAGACCTGCTTGATTTCAACAGGTATCTTGGAGACTTACTGGGACAAACACAGCATCATTGCTTCTACGCCACCTCCATCGCCCACTTCAAGGGAAGGTGGTAAGTGAATTGTccttttttgttagttttatatAAAAGCCTAGCACCAATTAtgagtgtatttttttttttttttttttttttgcttgtcttTTAACCTGAGCTGTAACATGTCTTCCATCAAGCAGTTTGTAAGTTAACATTAaccaatttttgtttctttaatgtATCAGTGGAACTGCTGGGCAGTTTGTTTCAGGGCAGCCAATACTCAAAGCTGCTTTGTCAGCCTATGGCTGCATTGGACAATGAGAGTCATCAGCTCTGTTGTCTTGTTTTGGAGTGCTTGGCTCACCTGTTCAGCTGGATCCCACTGTCCACAAGTATTACACCCACGCTGCTGGCATCCATTTTCCACTTCGCACGTTTTGGTTGTGATCTATGGACAAAGGCCAAGACGGGACCTCTCATCTCCTCCACTTCTAATGGGCAGCTCAACCCTGGGGCAGTGCCAACATCAAATGGAGAAGGTCAAAACGGGCAGCAGAGTGAGGTTAACAAGGCGGATCGCGCTCGGCTTGGCGTGTTTGCCATGACCTGTGTCAATGAACTAGTGTCAAAGAACTGCGTGCCAATGGACTTTGAGGAGTACCTGCTGCGAATGTTCCAGCAGACGTTCTTTCTTCTGCAAAGGCTGACACGAGAGAACAACGCTCATACGGTCAAGAGCCGCTTACAGGAGCTCGATGAGAGGTATGGCTCAGTCCAGAAGCATTTTATGTCTTTGCATAAAGCGTGAAAAGATTAGTGTGTTTTTACTGATAAGTTGgttatatttagttttactcTAAAACCAACTTGGAAGACTATGTTTCACTCCTATTTCTTGGTAGTCCATCTATGAAAACCCTTCTTTCTTTATCCTTGTCATTTTCTATGTGGATTCTTTACAGCCCTGTTTCCTTCgttaacattacaattaatttacaccattttgttttttcttgtctgAGTTTGGGGGGAATAATTTGGGGACATAGTATGTTTTAATATGatcattttggttttatttcattatttaatgtTAATGTTGCCTAATCCCTTTTATTTGAGATGCATACGttcaatgtaaaaacaaacattgagTCAAATAACCAATAAACATGTGATCAGCAACCTTCATATGCTTGTAATTACCTGCAGTCTTTCAGTAGTCCTACTTGGCTGTCTCTTATATCAacaatctttgtttttcttcagcattgTTTATTAAACCGATTTATATGGGTTTTAACATGGTTTCTCAGTAATGTATTGCTTTATATTAGCATAAACTAGATGATACTGTGAAGCAACttataaccacaaactaaagtgccttgcaagcacattcatacccctttatatttttagcattttgtaatattaccatcacaaacatcaTTGTACTATAATgggatttatgtgatagaccagcagaAAGTAGCGaacaagtggaagaaaaatgaagcatGGTTCTCAGTATTCTGAACATCTCTTCAGCTGCCTTAGATCAAATTCAGTGCAACCTATTGCGTCCAGACGTTAccaaattagtaaatagagtttaactgtgtgtaatttaatctccgTATAGAAGCAGCTGTTCTCCGAAGGCCTCGGAGGAGCACAGCAGATAGgccagggataaagttgtggagatttTTATCACTGTGTTGCCTATCACAAAATGGTAACTTAAAAGATTAAGGGGTGTGATTTGACAAAATATCGTCAAGTGGTATGACTACTTCTGCGAAGCACTGTTCATGTATTGACTTCGTCTTGTGTTAATGATGTCTCTCTAATCTTGCAGTTACTTGGAAAAGTTTACAGATTTTCTGCGCCTGTTTGTGAGTGTTCACCTGAGAAGGATTGAGTCAAGTCCCCAGTTTCCAATTGTAGAGTTTCTTGGTCTGCTTTTCAAGTACACCTTCAACCAGGTAATGATGGTTTTAGCAGtaatttacatgttttattaatTGGTGCAGAGTTTATACAGGCCTGCTTCTCCTTAAATTGACAGCATACGCAAGAGGGATACTTTGTTTGTCTGGACATTTGGAGTGTGTTTTTGGATTTTCTgacaaccaaaataaaaagcagactTGCTGACAGAGAAAGTGTACTTAATAGGTAAGTGTGATTAACTGCTTACAGTACACTGGAGTCAACCATGTGTACAGATCTTTTCATGTCTTTTTAATACTATTAATTGCTTGTGATTAAGTACATTCATGTGGAATCTGACAGGTACAAAGATGCCTTAGTTCTTCTGCTAAGGGAAGTTCTCGATCGCATTCAGTTCAGATGCAACCAGGCTCAGTTGGAGGAGCTTGATGATGAGACTCTGGATGATGATGTAAGAAGatttaacaaatataaataaattgtcaTTCTGTACAAACAGATACTTTAGAATGAATAACTATATTATTACTATAGTATTAGCTTGGTAATCTTTGAACTCCTTGACATGTTATAAAAGTATATTTCTCCCTTAGTTCAAAGCTTGAATGGTTTTCTTCATTCCATCACTATAGCAACAGACGGAGTGGCAAAGGTACCTGCGTCAGAGTCTGGAGGTGGTTGCCAAGGTGATGGAACTGCTCCCATCCCATGCATTTTCTACCCTGGTAAGATAGCAGTTGGACTTTATACAGGGTTTAGATTTCATGTTATCACTTTAGCATCCCATTTAACTAAATTACTTTCAGCACCTAGGTTCCTAAGATATAGGAATCCACTATTAATAATGTTTAATAACATCTTGAAGCCGAAAACGACTCACTCCATGTCAGCATTTGTGCTAACCCACTTGATTAATTCATGTTCTTTAATAATGCAGTGGGTCAGTTCAGAGTTGTGCattgtatttatatttgaaTAAAGATCTTTAGTCTTATGGGGACGGTCAATAGAAAGTCCTAAATTACACCTAAATATATCTTAATTCTGCTCCTAAAATCAAATGTGCTGCTTTTTTTTACAGGCTTTTACTTTGAAAGGAAAACCGTGCTTTTTCTCTTGAGTATCTGCATTTTTAATCATGTGTGAACCTGCATAAGTTGAGGAACTTTGGAGATTCTCCGAAATGATAATGTTCAGTATACCTTAGGCATGCATACTGTTGATTTGTACTCTTAAAAACCACTGTAAGAATGGTGCATTGCTTCTGCAGCTGGAACATTTTGTCCTGTGTACGTTCGGCTATTTGCTGAAAGAAGTAATGACCAAGAGGAAATGGATAATGATGTAGGAAAAAACAGGATACAATTGTTCTGAGAGGATTACCCACTATGCTTCTAATGTTCcttctttgtatttttgatTTTCAGTCTAGGGTTTAcattatttaaacaattttttttaattggatttctcCTCATAAAggatgtattgttttttttttttctcccaaacCAAGGGATGTAGTAATACAGTTAGGACCAAAGTGTTCAGATGCACGTTGCAATTTAATACATATCTAAAGCAAGGGTTCGTCTTTCATTCACATCAATatacaaaaagaaagcaaactTTTGATGGAAATCATAACCTTTGGATTTCAaattcagcttttgttttttttctttttttgaaggCAATTTTAAGTTTTACCAGTAGGCACATTATCATTTGTAAGTGACTCTTAGAGAATTTGCTTAAACTgaataatatgaaaagaacacgATATTAATATGCTGACCATTTGCTTCGTCCTGTGGCGAACAACTTTGATATCTTTGATACTTTATGCAAATGCACATTGTGTGGGCTCTGTAACTATAAATCAACTTGATGTTAGAATGTGTGAATCTGCAGTAGTGTGAGTTAGACTGtcagttttatttcagattttctttgaaccatttttcttatcatgttttgtttcattttgctaATACGCTATTGCTAATATATCAAGAACTATGTTCTGCATTGTTTTAGGAATGCATTTATTTGAACATTGAAATAACAATTTCAAttataatacatttttcttccagAGACTTTTCTTAATTTTACCATTACACGATTTTCCTACTACTCTCCTTTTAAGTCTAGCATCCTGGCGGCTAAAAACAATACTCCTGCTGTGGTCTTTAAGGGAAGCTGGAGTCCAGGAAACAAATCTATTATAGATATTCACAGCATGGATGCTTAATACATGAAATGTATCCTACCAAATGCTGCATTTAGCAGTCCCTTGCTATTATGTATGCATATAATCCATATTTAAAAGCTGCATGTTCTGTGGTGCGGCTGCTCAATCATCATTGTTTATTTACTTGGCTTAAGacactgaatttgaattgtttACTGTAAAATGCTTCCTTTTTTAACCCACTTCCTGTTGAGAGACACTTCATTTTGTAATCACTTGTTGAGTCTTTATTCTGTGCTCTTTTCTCACAATTGTAAAATGCCCTTATCTGTTAAGTGCTGGTTTCAATGCATATCTACCCTAAGATGTTGAGAccctaaattttatttaaaagaaccaGAATTCTTCTGGCATGACTGGTAATttgatattttcatattttctctgtgtttcaAGTTTCCAGTCCTACAAGAAAATTTGGATGTATACCTGGGTCTGCGGCAGTTTATCGTCTCCACTGGCTCAAGTATGTAAAGGTTGAAGCTTTTCTGATGTTTAGTGATTGAACTTGAGAGCGATTACTTAATAAATGtggtgtgtattttttttcttttaggtcGAAGACTGAACATAACAGCGGAGAATGACTGTCGCCGACTCCACTGTTCTCTCAGGGACCTCAGCTCAATGCTACAGGCAGTAGGACGCCTAGCTGAGCACTTTATTGGAGAGGTTTTTGCTGCACGTTTCAGTGATGCTCTGGCTGTGGTGGAGAGGTCCGTGCTTTGTTACATCTTTTTAAGGCGGGGGGCTCAGAGTGCTATTATTGCGAATAAAACTtccattttttactttatgtacCAAAGTCACGGTACAGTTGTGCCAACAGAGGCGACTGCTTGtgtgttcttttaaaaatgtttttggtggtTTTATGAAACATGTGGCATATAATGGCCCATTTGTATCCTCTTTAGGTTGGTTGAATTAACTTGTTATGGCTCTCAGACCGGCCTTTATGACCTGGAGACAGCTGTGCCTTCTGTTCTCAAGCCTGACCTCACTGACGTGTGAGTATCACGTGTCCTGGGCTGCTGGGTTACAAAACACAGCGTTTCCAACCAGCGAGAAGCTGACTGCAAATAGTTACAGATGCTGGTTTAAATTGAAATGTTGCAAACTGTGAAtataaaaatgctgaaaagcCACCCCGGCAACTTGCAGAGTAGTTGGTTCCTGTTCCTACATAATGCAATCATATTTCAGGTTCtgagttttaaaatgtcttgaatGTTCCTTATGTAGTAGCCCATTCAATCCTAGACTTTAGCACACTCATACTTCACGTGCTTTATCTTGTCTTAAAGGGGATATATCATTGCTTTGTGGTCTATCTAATTtaaagatatctacgcagcacctggagGGACTAAatccaacttttctgcactcctatagactccaagtacacaataaaatgtatttaagggctaacAAAATGCATtatgcatgatatgtcccctttaatgaTCAAACAATAAGATTTACTGTTGGTCAATTATGACAGACCCTATTGGTGACCCTTCCAAAAGTGAgtcatgttttatttggattgtgTATTTACAGACATGCGCAGGCTCTTGCTGCTTTGCAAGCCTATTCCCACTGGCTAGCTCAGTTCTACagtgaagtccacagtcaaaaCCAGAGCCAGTTCATCAACCTCATCACTTCTGCAGTAAATGCTGGTAGCCCACTCATCACAACTAAGGTACTTGGCTCGAATTGAATCTTGCTTTCTTTGTATTTCTATGCTGTTGACAGCCGTGGCATTAATCGTGCTTTCCGATTTATAAGTGTGTAAAGATATTTCTTTATCAGTGCTATGTCAGGATGCCCTAAATGTTTCTCCAGgttttacaaatgtttaattgggtataaaaatttaaatacaagTTTTAGAATTGTCTTTCTAGttttaaaaagatgagttttacTGGGGTAAAATAATTTGTTAGAATATTTCTCGCATTTTTCCTTGCAACAATTGACTGCTCATTATTCAACAAAAAGGACCTATAATGTgggttttattcacatttcagACATTTGATTGTTGGCTTTTGTCTTGTGATAACCTTAAACTTTGGGCAGTTATGTGGCTCCTCTGCTGGATGGAACATGTATATGATGCAGtcactttctgaaattaaagcgttttttgtttttaattatagtATTGCCTCTATTTGTATAGTTATTATATatagtaaaatataatttatagtTATGTTGATTAATAGACtcaagcaaaaatatagaataaatacTTGCCAAGTTTAGtagctttaaacctctgcagaaTATAGAAGCGGCCAGACTGTTCTGAAACCGAGGGAAAAGTGTAGGAAccttcttttagccagctgaccTAGAGTGCACACCAAATggtgacaaaaaaaatgttttcaaatgtcCAGTTATATAAAAAGATGTTTAATCGGCAAGCTAACTGGCGGTGAACATTTAGCTAGCAAAGAAGAGGAAAGAGGAAACTGGTGAGTTTAGTTATCACTGAAACACATTCAGCTGGCCAGCCAGGTACTAGTAACTTAATGTAcgtttttaattattcatgatTATAGTCAAAAGATAATTTTAATTGAAAATGTGCATCGTCGGCCCTAAAGATTCTGGATctatttgaaaaatatatattttataagtTAAATGAtaatctcttttcttttttatgcatAACTGAAGATGACTGACACCTGTTTAGAAAAGCAGTTACAGTTTCATGTTGCAATGAAAATATGCGATAAAGTAATATGTAAAAACTGCAAATTGAGCTTTTTACATTCACTGAAGAAATTCTCTCTTGGGTCTTTTATTCACCTTCTCTCTTCTTATCTCATGTTTATTCTCCCCTTTAGCTCATTCGTTTTGTAAACTTAAGGTTGTAGATCAGGTTCAGTTGTTGTTTTTGGCAACCTTATAACCTAAAGTTGGCCATTCGTAACTCTATTGATCACGAGTGGAAGTGGAAGAGCATATTTCCAGACTTAAAGCAATCCCAGTGGATAATAACAGCATTGCAGAGATCATGTTCCAGGGCACATGTGAAACCAGTCACAGCTGCGGGTGAATGTGTGAAATTGTCAAACTTAGCGATGTTTGACATCCAGCTTTTTAGACTGCTGCCTGAGAAGCTGGAAGAGCAACTCACATCAGCAGGTCTAATCTCCAACCtcagtttaaaagaaataatcttACTTCCTATGAAAAACCTCTGGGGTATCTTGATTCCTGGGAgcttttgttttcaaaagaagctggttttctccttttctaactttcatgatattgaataattttttatacTTTAGGTACCTGAAAAGCTGCTTCTCTCAGCAAGCCATCTGCTGGTTTCCATCACTGCTACAGTGAGGCCCGTGTTTTTGGTCACTTTGCCAGCTGTCCAGAACATCTTCAACCGGATTACTACAGAGAATCAGACCCACAGACTTCCCCAAGAGGTAAAGTTAGTTAGCTTTATAGAGCGTTTATgtaattttaatgtaatttactgATGACACATCTTTACTTTCATGTTTAGGTTTtgctgttcatttttatttatagcaGTTGTTTAGAAAatttctgcttcattttaaaattgacCATCTCATTCGGCTCCAGATCataattgtttttgcttttttttttttctgggcttttaaaggtaaaacatttagaaatctTCTCAGTAACTGAAATAATCAATTTGTCTATTTATGTTTTGTCTAGGCTCACATTcttgtgtgcagagttttgtcCAACATGCTGTTGCTTCCATGGCCAAATTTATCCGAGAATGAGCAGCAATGGCAAACGCGCTCCAGCAGTCATGCCAGCCTAGTGGCTGCTCTCACTCGGGAATATCGTACTTTAAGAGGAACAGTGAACATCAGTCCACGGCAGCCGGGCTTGGATAACGGTCGGTTTAACGTTCTGTTGCTTTTGTTAGATAAGATACCTGCTTTTATCATCAATAATAACCatctttttgctgttttctcCCAACATTTGTCTCCTCTCCA is a genomic window of Girardinichthys multiradiatus isolate DD_20200921_A chromosome X, DD_fGirMul_XY1, whole genome shotgun sequence containing:
- the LOC124863536 gene encoding exportin-6-like; this translates as MALDESSLRALENLMTEFFHSCTTNERKREIEEVLNNFAQQTGAWRHCLFFLSNTRNEYVMMYSLTVFENLVNKMWIGLASQDKMEIRSCLPKLLLAQHKSVPYFIRNKLCKVIVDIGRQDWPMFYHDFFTSTLQLIQTPALAPLGLVMLKTTSEELACPREDLSVARKDELRKLLLEQVPTVLGLLTGILETYWDKHSIIASTPPPSPTSREGVELLGSLFQGSQYSKLLCQPMAALDNESHQLCCLVLECLAHLFSWIPLSTSITPTLLASIFHFARFGCDLWTKAKTGPLISSTSNGQLNPGAVPTSNGEGQNGQQSEVNKADRARLGVFAMTCVNELVSKNCVPMDFEEYLLRMFQQTFFLLQRLTRENNAHTVKSRLQELDESYLEKFTDFLRLFVSVHLRRIESSPQFPIVEFLGLLFKYTFNQHTQEGYFVCLDIWSVFLDFLTTKIKSRLADRESVLNRYKDALVLLLREVLDRIQFRCNQAQLEELDDETLDDDQQTEWQRYLRQSLEVVAKVMELLPSHAFSTLFPVLQENLDVYLGLRQFIVSTGSSRRLNITAENDCRRLHCSLRDLSSMLQAVGRLAEHFIGEVFAARFSDALAVVERLVELTCYGSQTGLYDLETAVPSVLKPDLTDVHAQALAALQAYSHWLAQFYSEVHSQNQSQFINLITSAVNAGSPLITTKVPEKLLLSASHLLVSITATVRPVFLVTLPAVQNIFNRITTENQTHRLPQEAHILVCRVLSNMLLLPWPNLSENEQQWQTRSSSHASLVAALTREYRTLRGTVNISPRQPGLDNVKAVIQQTLSVLRDTVDSISSESTKSRQICYQSLQESVQVTLNLFPVFIQQPDVTDEMLAFFLTLFQALRVQMGVAFTGQIIHTFLSLFTREQLAASILQEGSAGCRVVQKFLKILQVVVQEPGQAFKPFLPSTLSLCMEQVYPVVAERSSPDVKTEMFELLYQILHHNWRYFFKTSVLMSVQRGGVDDTIENEAQFTAAMQAFGQSFLQTDLHIFKQNLSYLESLNSKHKLYHRKLFRTSMLFHFINVLLQVLLHKSHDLLQEEITLAIYNMASVDFDAFYSVFMLEFLNGCQGVDTSQRDVLACNFKLEQDLPSFTQSVQRLVNDLRYYRLCNSSLPTGTIKL